The proteins below are encoded in one region of bacterium:
- a CDS encoding TIGR00282 family metallophosphoesterase has translation MKILFVGDVNGRPGRRVVKNHLPGLIEKHAADLCILNGENAAGGFGISEENVEEFFSAGADVITTGNHIWNRREASELLSREVRLLRPANYPDGTPGRGLFVAETASGPVAVVNLMGRVFMPPVNCPFREADHILEALAPEVRIVFIDLHAEATSEKVAMGWYLDGRVSALIGTHTHVQTADERVLPKGCAYLSDAGMTGPADSVIGIKAQLALKRFLSGVPHRFEVATGPAQFNGAVMEVDETSGRALSIERIAFREESAEESAS, from the coding sequence TTGAAAATTCTCTTTGTCGGAGACGTCAACGGACGGCCGGGCCGCCGGGTGGTGAAGAACCATCTCCCCGGCCTGATTGAGAAACACGCGGCCGATCTCTGCATCCTCAACGGCGAGAACGCCGCCGGCGGGTTCGGCATCAGCGAGGAGAACGTCGAGGAATTTTTCTCGGCGGGCGCCGACGTCATCACCACCGGAAATCACATCTGGAACCGCAGGGAAGCCTCCGAGCTCCTCTCGCGGGAGGTGCGCCTCCTGCGGCCCGCCAATTACCCCGACGGAACCCCCGGCCGGGGGCTGTTCGTGGCCGAAACCGCCTCGGGACCGGTGGCAGTCGTCAATCTCATGGGCCGGGTGTTCATGCCGCCCGTCAACTGTCCTTTCCGCGAGGCCGACCATATCCTCGAGGCGCTGGCGCCGGAGGTCCGCATCGTTTTCATCGATCTGCACGCCGAGGCGACGAGCGAAAAAGTGGCCATGGGATGGTACCTCGACGGCCGGGTGAGCGCCCTCATCGGCACGCACACCCATGTCCAAACCGCGGATGAGCGCGTCCTGCCGAAAGGATGCGCCTATCTCTCCGATGCGGGAATGACGGGACCGGCCGATTCGGTGATCGGCATCAAGGCCCAGCTTGCCCTCAAGCGGTTCCTCAGCGGGGTGCCGCACCGCTTCGAGGTGGCCACGGGCCCCGCCCAGTTCAATGGCGCGGTGATGGAAGTTGACGAGACATCGGGCCGGGCCCTCTCCATCGAGCGGATTGCCTTTCGCGAGGAGAGCGCGGAGGAAAGCGCTTCCTAG
- a CDS encoding LON peptidase substrate-binding domain-containing protein: protein MSSQSMRLFPLQVVLLPGEPLPLHIFEERYKLMIRECIDGDFPFGITLADARGLRNVGCTAKIVQVIEKYPDGKMNILVQGDRRFRILSTTEDRAYPFGEVEFLEDDAGAPPAPDLIAELLELFAEKKKKILQIPDEIRNHPTRLSFIIGAAIEMPLERKQTFLEIASLTERFQFLIGELKNLEHRREEIVREQYKAERNGHP, encoded by the coding sequence ATGTCCTCTCAATCCATGCGCCTCTTTCCGCTCCAGGTGGTGCTTCTCCCGGGGGAGCCGCTGCCCCTCCACATATTCGAGGAGCGCTACAAACTCATGATCCGCGAGTGCATTGATGGGGATTTTCCCTTCGGGATCACCCTGGCCGACGCGCGGGGCCTTCGAAATGTGGGCTGTACGGCCAAGATCGTTCAGGTCATCGAGAAATATCCCGACGGCAAGATGAACATCCTGGTGCAGGGCGATCGGCGCTTTCGAATCCTGAGCACCACAGAGGATCGCGCCTACCCCTTCGGAGAGGTGGAATTTCTGGAGGACGACGCCGGGGCGCCGCCCGCTCCCGATCTGATAGCGGAGCTTCTCGAACTGTTCGCCGAAAAAAAAAAGAAAATCCTCCAGATTCCGGATGAGATTCGGAACCATCCGACGCGCTTGTCTTTCATCATCGGGGCGGCCATTGAAATGCCGCTCGAGAGAAAGCAGACCTTCCTCGAGATCGCTTCCCTCACCGAGCGCTTCCAGTTCCTCATCGGCGAGCTGAAAAATCTCGAACATCGCCGGGAGGAAATTGTCCGCGAACAGTACAAGGCCGAGAGAAACGGACACCCCTAG
- a CDS encoding methylmalonyl-CoA mutase family protein: protein MPRSPKPEVLPGDAREEVKTLSGIPLKPVYGPGDFPPGHFEEGIGAPGRFPFTRGVRPDMYRGRLWTMRQYAGFGSARESNARYRYLLDRGQAGISVAFDLPTQIGYDADHPLAQGEVGKVGVSICSIEDMEILFEGIPLDKISTSMTINATAATLLCLYVAVAEEGGIPPEALRGTVQNDILKEYIARGTYIYPPGPSLRLITDTIAFCRERIPKWNAISISGYHIREAGSTAVQEVAFTLANGIVYVNEAVRRGLDVDEIGGQLSFFLNVHNDFLEEIAKFRAARRLWARIMRDRFGAKTERAQMLRFHAQTAGSSLTAQQPRNNAVRVAFQAMAAVLGGAQSLHTNSMDEALSLPTEEAVRLALRTQQIIAEETGVANTVDPCGGAWAIEALTDEIEQGAREIIDRIDEIGGMLQAIDQGWVQGIIQDSAYAYQRAMEEKKIKVVGVNAFEEGEDSVIPTLQVRPGVEKEQAERLAALRGGRNGGDVSDCLDTLRRAARGPDNLLPHILEAVRRRATVGEIADAMRDVFGLYQERAVI from the coding sequence TTGCCCAGGTCCCCGAAGCCAGAAGTGCTCCCCGGCGATGCCCGGGAGGAGGTGAAAACCCTCTCCGGGATCCCCCTCAAGCCCGTCTACGGCCCGGGCGATTTTCCGCCGGGCCATTTCGAGGAAGGCATCGGTGCGCCGGGACGGTTCCCCTTCACCCGGGGGGTGCGGCCGGACATGTACCGCGGCCGTCTGTGGACGATGCGCCAGTACGCCGGCTTCGGCAGCGCCCGCGAGAGCAACGCGCGCTACCGCTATCTCCTCGATCGGGGGCAGGCGGGTATCTCCGTCGCCTTCGACCTTCCCACCCAGATCGGCTACGACGCCGACCACCCCCTCGCGCAGGGGGAGGTGGGCAAGGTGGGGGTTTCCATCTGCTCGATCGAGGACATGGAGATCCTCTTCGAGGGAATCCCCCTCGACAAGATTTCCACCTCCATGACCATCAACGCCACGGCGGCGACCCTCCTTTGTCTCTACGTGGCGGTGGCGGAGGAGGGCGGGATCCCGCCCGAGGCGCTCCGCGGAACGGTGCAGAACGACATCCTGAAGGAGTACATCGCGCGCGGCACCTATATCTACCCGCCCGGCCCGAGCCTCCGCCTCATCACCGACACCATCGCCTTTTGCCGCGAGCGCATCCCGAAGTGGAACGCCATTTCGATCAGCGGCTACCACATCCGCGAGGCGGGCTCGACCGCCGTGCAGGAGGTGGCCTTCACCCTGGCGAACGGCATCGTCTACGTGAACGAGGCGGTACGCCGGGGACTCGATGTGGATGAGATCGGCGGCCAGCTTTCGTTTTTTTTAAATGTGCACAACGATTTTCTCGAGGAGATCGCCAAGTTCCGGGCGGCGCGCCGGCTCTGGGCCCGGATCATGCGCGATCGGTTCGGGGCCAAGACCGAGCGGGCGCAGATGCTCCGCTTCCATGCCCAGACGGCGGGCAGTTCCCTCACCGCCCAACAGCCGCGGAACAACGCCGTCCGGGTGGCGTTCCAGGCGATGGCGGCCGTTCTGGGCGGCGCCCAATCCCTGCACACCAACTCGATGGACGAGGCCCTCTCCCTGCCCACGGAAGAAGCGGTTCGCCTCGCGCTTCGCACCCAGCAGATCATCGCCGAGGAAACGGGCGTGGCGAATACGGTGGACCCCTGCGGCGGCGCCTGGGCCATCGAGGCGCTGACCGATGAGATCGAGCAAGGGGCCCGGGAGATCATCGATCGCATTGACGAGATCGGGGGGATGCTCCAGGCCATCGATCAGGGATGGGTCCAGGGCATCATTCAGGACAGCGCCTACGCCTACCAGCGGGCGATGGAAGAGAAAAAAATCAAGGTGGTCGGCGTCAACGCCTTCGAGGAAGGGGAGGATTCCGTCATTCCCACCCTCCAGGTCCGCCCCGGGGTCGAGAAGGAGCAGGCCGAGCGCCTCGCCGCCCTGCGGGGAGGGCGAAATGGCGGCGACGTTTCAGATTGTCTTGATACATTGCGGCGCGCGGCGCGCGGGCCGGATAATTTGCTTCCCCATATCCTGGAGGCCGTCCGCCGCCGGGCCACGGTGGGTGAGATCGCCGATGCGATGCGGGACGTCTTTGGTCTCTATCAAGAGAGGGCCGTTATCTAG
- the alaS gene encoding alanine--tRNA ligase: MTGNEIRKKFLDYFREKEHQPVRSSLLVPQNDPTLLFTNAGMVQFKDVFTGLEKRSYARATSSQKCLRVSGKHNDLENVGRTARHHTFFEMLGNFSFGDYFKGKAVEFAWEFLVDRMGLDGDRMWITVFREDDEAAELWNRKIGVPAERIIRMGEKDNFWAMGDTGPCGPCSELIYDQGDHIAGGPPGSPDEEGDRFLEIWNLVFMQFNRDASGEMNPLPRPSVDTGMGLERLAAIVQGEVSNYHTDLLMPVIRFVEDRCGADYTAKARGDAGTERDVSFRVIADHIRAVCFLVADGVLPSNEGRGYVLRQISRRAMRHGKMLGIEDPFLFQAAGVVADMMGDAFPELRENLTYIARVTQAEEERFAHTLAQGQPRMDALAAETRAAGKKEISGQEVFVLQDTYGYPWDLAFETAAFHDLTIGRAGFDAAMLQQRERARAHWKGSGEEAVSPLWREVREERGGTAFLGYMELEAGAGVLAIVKGGERVESAAAGDEAEVVLDRTPFYGESGGQEGDRGRLTWEGGAAEVLDTQKPLPEIFSHRVRVQEGILGAGVKVTAQVDGERRGALRLNHTATHLLQYALRQVLGDHVKQAGSHLAPERLRFDYTHFAPLTGSERDRIEDIVNARIRENAAVSTEVMALDDAVAAGATALFGERYGEEVRVVSVGDFSKELCGGTHAGAAGDIGLFRILHEGSVAAGVRRIEGLTGRSALAQVRQEQQALAEVGELTKAPPLEEADRVRRLLDRVRVLEREVRDLKERGARDEVGDLAAQAKEVAGLKVITARVDGQEAGALRGLIDAAKGKLKSGVAVLISVTDGKVAIAAGVTKDLTGQVHAGHLVRDVAAIVGGKGGGRPDFAQAGGRDVEKVDEALAAVPGLIEKMK, translated from the coding sequence ATGACGGGCAACGAGATTCGGAAGAAATTTCTCGATTATTTCCGGGAGAAGGAGCACCAGCCGGTGCGCAGCTCCCTCCTGGTTCCCCAGAACGATCCGACGCTCCTCTTCACGAATGCCGGGATGGTGCAGTTCAAGGACGTTTTCACGGGGCTCGAAAAGCGCAGTTATGCGCGCGCGACCAGCAGCCAGAAGTGCCTCCGGGTGAGCGGCAAGCACAACGATCTCGAAAACGTGGGTCGCACCGCCCGCCACCACACCTTTTTCGAAATGCTCGGCAATTTCTCCTTCGGCGATTATTTCAAGGGAAAAGCCGTCGAATTCGCCTGGGAGTTTCTGGTGGACCGGATGGGCCTCGACGGGGACCGGATGTGGATCACCGTCTTCCGCGAGGACGATGAGGCGGCCGAGCTGTGGAACCGGAAGATCGGTGTTCCGGCCGAGCGCATCATCCGGATGGGGGAGAAGGACAATTTTTGGGCGATGGGCGATACCGGCCCCTGCGGCCCGTGCTCGGAGCTGATCTACGATCAGGGCGATCACATCGCGGGCGGCCCGCCGGGGAGTCCCGATGAGGAGGGCGACCGCTTCCTCGAAATCTGGAACCTCGTCTTCATGCAGTTCAACCGGGATGCTTCCGGCGAGATGAATCCGCTTCCCCGGCCCTCGGTCGATACCGGCATGGGGCTCGAGCGCCTGGCGGCCATCGTCCAGGGAGAGGTGAGCAACTACCACACCGATCTGCTCATGCCGGTCATTCGTTTTGTGGAGGATCGCTGCGGGGCCGACTACACCGCGAAGGCGCGCGGCGATGCCGGCACCGAACGGGATGTCTCCTTCCGCGTCATTGCCGATCACATCCGGGCGGTGTGCTTCCTCGTGGCCGACGGGGTGCTGCCCAGCAACGAGGGGCGCGGCTACGTCCTCCGCCAGATCTCCCGGCGCGCCATGCGGCACGGAAAGATGCTCGGCATCGAGGATCCCTTCCTCTTCCAGGCGGCCGGCGTCGTGGCCGACATGATGGGCGATGCCTTCCCCGAGCTGCGGGAGAACCTCACCTACATCGCCCGCGTCACCCAGGCCGAGGAGGAGCGCTTCGCCCACACCCTCGCCCAGGGCCAACCCCGGATGGACGCGCTGGCGGCCGAGACCCGGGCGGCGGGGAAAAAGGAGATCTCCGGCCAGGAGGTGTTCGTCCTCCAGGACACCTACGGTTATCCATGGGATCTGGCGTTTGAGACCGCCGCTTTTCATGATCTGACGATCGGCCGCGCAGGCTTCGACGCCGCCATGTTGCAGCAGCGCGAGCGCGCCCGTGCCCATTGGAAGGGATCGGGCGAGGAGGCGGTCTCCCCCCTCTGGCGCGAGGTACGCGAGGAGCGTGGCGGGACGGCGTTTCTCGGCTACATGGAGCTGGAGGCCGGGGCCGGGGTGCTTGCCATCGTGAAAGGCGGGGAGCGGGTGGAAAGCGCCGCCGCGGGCGATGAGGCCGAGGTGGTGCTCGATCGCACCCCCTTTTACGGCGAATCGGGCGGCCAGGAAGGCGATCGCGGCAGATTGACCTGGGAGGGCGGCGCGGCCGAGGTGCTCGACACCCAGAAGCCGCTCCCCGAGATATTTTCCCACCGCGTCCGGGTGCAGGAGGGAATCCTCGGGGCGGGCGTGAAGGTCACCGCCCAGGTGGATGGCGAGCGGCGCGGCGCCCTGCGGCTGAACCACACCGCCACCCATTTGCTGCAGTATGCGCTCAGACAGGTGCTCGGCGATCACGTCAAACAGGCGGGCTCCCATCTCGCGCCCGAGCGGCTCCGCTTCGACTACACGCACTTTGCCCCGCTCACCGGCAGCGAGCGCGATCGCATCGAGGACATCGTGAACGCGCGCATCCGCGAAAACGCCGCCGTCTCCACTGAGGTGATGGCGCTGGACGATGCCGTGGCCGCGGGCGCGACGGCGCTCTTCGGGGAGCGCTACGGCGAGGAGGTCCGCGTCGTTTCAGTAGGGGACTTCAGCAAGGAGCTTTGCGGGGGCACCCACGCGGGGGCGGCGGGCGATATCGGACTCTTCCGCATCCTGCACGAGGGGAGCGTCGCCGCGGGGGTGCGGCGGATCGAGGGGCTGACCGGCCGGAGTGCCCTCGCGCAAGTCCGCCAGGAACAGCAGGCCCTCGCCGAGGTGGGCGAGCTGACCAAGGCGCCGCCGCTCGAGGAGGCCGACCGGGTCAGGCGGCTGCTCGATCGGGTGCGGGTGCTCGAGCGCGAGGTGCGCGATCTGAAGGAGCGGGGCGCGCGCGATGAGGTGGGCGATCTGGCAGCCCAGGCGAAGGAGGTCGCGGGCCTCAAGGTCATCACCGCCCGGGTGGACGGCCAGGAGGCGGGCGCCCTGCGGGGGCTGATCGATGCGGCCAAGGGAAAGCTCAAGAGCGGGGTCGCCGTTTTAATCTCGGTGACCGACGGGAAGGTCGCCATCGCCGCGGGCGTGACGAAAGACCTGACGGGTCAAGTACATGCGGGCCATCTCGTGCGGGATGTGGCCGCGATCGTCGGCGGCAAGGGTGGCGGACGTCCCGATTTCGCCCAGGCCGGCGGGCGCGATGTCGAGAAAGTGGACGAGGCCCTCGCCGCCGTCCCCGGTCTGATTGAAAAAATGAAGTAG
- a CDS encoding MFS transporter: MTTLSAYPDRMKKRVLSLLIVGHIANDAYFGFLPPLLPLLVVQFDISLALAGLLSMMFSISGALIQPLFGYFLDRFRKGWLIAAGPLGGALVGLMVYMPNYYTLLALFFIAGLGSAIFHPLASVTANQASGGRKGLGVSIYIAGGRLGVGIGAAVATFIVTRWGMAGVPLGALLGIAVGLPLILMAPDVAVQNPAAVPSFSATLGALRHTIRPLGVLWLVNLTRTIVTMTVGTFLPLYVVRGGGSIAAGGRGVTIFLFAAAAGGIFGGHLSDRFGRREVVLGGMLASLPALALMFLFPEPWQTVFLILSGAALYAPMGVSVTYAQELLPEHAALVTGFMLGVLWFVSSMFMVAVGALADLAGLAVAFPAVCLIMGAASAALSFGLPRLDERRA; the protein is encoded by the coding sequence TTGACGACCCTTTCGGCGTATCCCGATCGCATGAAAAAGCGTGTGCTCTCCCTTCTCATCGTGGGGCACATTGCGAACGATGCCTATTTCGGATTTCTACCCCCCCTGCTACCCCTCCTCGTTGTTCAGTTCGACATTTCGCTGGCGCTCGCGGGCCTGCTCTCGATGATGTTTTCGATCTCGGGGGCGCTGATTCAGCCCCTTTTCGGCTACTTCCTCGATCGCTTCCGGAAGGGGTGGCTCATCGCGGCGGGCCCGCTCGGCGGCGCGCTGGTGGGGCTGATGGTCTACATGCCGAACTACTACACCCTACTGGCGCTTTTCTTCATCGCCGGGCTGGGTTCGGCGATTTTCCATCCGCTGGCTTCGGTGACGGCGAATCAGGCCTCGGGGGGGCGCAAGGGGCTCGGCGTTTCGATTTACATCGCGGGCGGCCGGCTCGGGGTGGGCATCGGGGCGGCCGTCGCGACCTTCATCGTGACGAGGTGGGGGATGGCGGGGGTTCCCCTCGGGGCGCTTCTGGGCATCGCCGTGGGTCTTCCGCTCATCTTAATGGCTCCGGATGTTGCGGTGCAGAATCCGGCGGCCGTTCCGAGTTTCAGCGCCACGTTGGGGGCGCTGCGGCACACCATCCGGCCGCTGGGGGTGCTTTGGCTGGTCAACCTGACGCGGACGATCGTCACGATGACGGTGGGCACCTTTCTCCCGCTCTATGTCGTCCGGGGGGGAGGCTCCATCGCGGCGGGCGGCCGGGGGGTGACGATCTTTCTTTTCGCGGCGGCGGCCGGCGGCATTTTCGGCGGCCATCTTTCGGATCGCTTCGGGCGGCGCGAGGTGGTGCTCGGTGGGATGCTGGCGAGCCTGCCCGCTCTTGCGCTGATGTTTCTCTTCCCCGAGCCCTGGCAGACGGTTTTTCTGATTCTGTCGGGGGCGGCGCTCTACGCCCCGATGGGGGTTTCGGTCACCTACGCGCAGGAGCTTCTGCCGGAGCACGCCGCGCTGGTGACGGGCTTCATGCTGGGCGTTTTGTGGTTCGTCTCGAGCATGTTCATGGTGGCGGTCGGCGCGCTCGCGGATCTGGCGGGGCTGGCGGTTGCGTTTCCCGCCGTTTGCCTGATCATGGGGGCCGCTTCGGCGGCGCTCTCCTTCGGCCTGCCGCGGCTGGACGAGCGCCGGGCATAG